A single genomic interval of Monodelphis domestica isolate mMonDom1 chromosome X, mMonDom1.pri, whole genome shotgun sequence harbors:
- the LOC100028638 gene encoding NTF2-related export protein 2-like has translation MDFKTHADQACRAAEEFVNIYYDTIDKRRRVLTRLYLDTATLIWNGNPISGLNALTEFFETLPSSEFQISVVDCQPVHEQATQSQTTVLVVTCGAVKFDGNKQRYFNQNFLLTAQVMPNSTVWKIASDCFRFQDWSS, from the exons ATG gattttaaaacACATGCGGATCAAGCTTGTAGAGCTGCTGAAGAGTTTGTCAATATTTACTATGATACTATAGACAAAAGAAGAAGG GTACTGACTAGATTATACCTTGATACAGCTACTTTGATTTGGAATGGAAACCCTATATCTGGACTAAATGCTTTGACTGAATTTTTTGAGACGTTGCCTTCCAGCGAATTTCAGATCAGTGTAGTAGACTGCCAACCAGTTCATG AACAAGCCACTCAGAGCCAAACTACTGTCCTCGTGGTGACCTGTGGGGCAGTGAAATTTGACGGGAACAAACAGCGCTATTTCAACCAGAATTTCCTATTGACCGCTCAAGTCATGCCAAACAGCACTGTGTGGAAAATCGCGAGTGACTGCTTCCGTTTCCAGGATTGGTCAAGTTAG